In the genome of Catenovulum adriaticum, one region contains:
- a CDS encoding alpha-L-rhamnosidase, translating into MPFLVISACSFSGIYNNSSGNSQAATAPITLKVGEGFVDPIGYYESIPRFSWQIDPTASYKFQQAFQIQMASSVSKIADADLWDSLKQQSSANAWIKYQGKPLSSSQKVYWRVRIWDEDNQVSNWSKPATIELGLLSNHDWQGKWIRHPETGDTVTFDVSDNKTKEVKTVTNKVYRPQYLRRSFTTHDNTNLEKTEIKPSIKQVRLYITSKGIFNAYVNGQKVSEDVMTPGWTPYKQRIETLTYDVTSLVNLGTNVLAATVAEGWHTGRYLKLRALKVEPSALLAQLEITYSDGTSQIVTTAQNWQVTLNGPIRSAGNCDGETYDANYEMSGWNTVDFNANDWNTVITENIEPHVALAPKRHQAAAIKLTIPAQEIVEVANPKPGVVVFDMGQNMLGVPELSLPGIANQKMTFRFAEALHKNTFYTKNLRTAKATDYYTPAKSGQINYIPTFTFHGYRYVEISGFDQSKTPELSWVKGRVLHSNFIVNANFKSAHAKLNKLSKNVVWGLRGNFLDIPTDCPQRDERLGWTGDAQVFAAPSMYMADVYGFWAAWMQSVREAQNPDGGVPNFVPNKGHGFGKLASAGWGDVAVIIPWELYLLNGDKQFLRDNYDMIKGWLDFHNSRSENYISSLRGFKDWLQPYAKKGQTPQYLISTAYYARSLDYAVKIAKVLGYENDASAYTQTLNKVKQAFRNKFYDENTKVKSASTQTSYLLPLAFELFEGQDRINAQQHLVKTIKASDKHLGTGFLGTPLLAPVLQKIGRSDLMFDVLFKETYPSWFYSINNGATTTWERWNSYSLAEGFSKESMNSLNHYAYGAVAKWFYEGILGIQPASAGFKEINIAPQFNHRLKHASGSYKTPQGEVKVSWKIEQDQLDMQVSIPKNSRGNFKLPQVTDLTINGVKLTESNQHILAQQPPGVYQINGIILPAKSN; encoded by the coding sequence ATGCCTTTTTTAGTGATAAGTGCATGTTCATTTAGCGGCATATACAATAACAGCTCAGGCAATTCTCAAGCTGCTACTGCCCCTATCACACTTAAAGTGGGTGAAGGTTTTGTGGATCCTATTGGTTATTATGAATCAATACCTCGTTTTTCTTGGCAAATTGACCCAACGGCAAGTTATAAATTTCAACAAGCATTTCAAATTCAAATGGCATCGTCTGTCTCAAAGATTGCAGATGCTGATTTATGGGATAGTTTAAAACAACAATCATCAGCTAACGCTTGGATAAAATATCAAGGTAAACCACTGTCATCAAGTCAAAAAGTCTACTGGCGCGTTCGTATTTGGGATGAAGACAATCAGGTTTCTAATTGGAGCAAACCAGCGACTATTGAATTAGGGTTATTGTCTAATCACGACTGGCAAGGCAAGTGGATCCGTCATCCAGAAACAGGTGATACGGTCACATTTGATGTATCCGATAATAAAACGAAAGAAGTTAAAACAGTAACAAACAAAGTTTATCGTCCACAATATTTAAGACGGTCTTTTACAACCCACGACAATACCAACTTAGAAAAGACAGAAATTAAACCTAGCATCAAACAAGTACGTTTATACATTACCTCAAAAGGTATTTTTAACGCTTATGTGAATGGTCAAAAAGTTTCAGAAGATGTGATGACCCCAGGTTGGACACCATATAAACAGCGGATTGAAACCTTAACCTATGATGTTACTTCGCTGGTTAATTTAGGTACAAATGTACTCGCGGCCACCGTAGCCGAGGGCTGGCATACCGGACGTTACTTAAAGTTAAGAGCATTAAAAGTCGAACCTTCAGCCTTATTAGCACAGCTTGAAATTACCTATAGCGATGGCACATCGCAAATAGTAACAACAGCTCAAAACTGGCAAGTGACACTTAACGGCCCTATTCGCTCGGCGGGTAATTGTGATGGCGAAACTTATGACGCTAATTACGAAATGTCGGGGTGGAATACGGTTGATTTTAACGCTAATGACTGGAATACAGTTATCACCGAAAACATCGAACCACACGTTGCGCTAGCGCCTAAACGCCACCAAGCGGCAGCGATAAAATTAACCATACCAGCACAAGAAATTGTTGAGGTAGCTAATCCAAAACCCGGAGTGGTGGTGTTTGATATGGGGCAAAACATGCTGGGCGTGCCTGAATTATCATTGCCTGGTATTGCTAATCAAAAAATGACCTTTCGTTTTGCTGAAGCTCTACATAAAAATACCTTTTATACTAAAAATTTACGTACCGCAAAAGCAACAGACTACTATACGCCCGCTAAATCAGGCCAAATCAATTATATTCCTACTTTTACCTTTCATGGTTATCGATATGTCGAAATCTCAGGCTTTGATCAATCTAAAACACCTGAGTTAAGTTGGGTGAAGGGTCGAGTATTACATTCAAACTTTATTGTAAATGCCAATTTTAAAAGCGCTCATGCTAAGCTGAATAAACTCTCTAAAAATGTGGTTTGGGGCCTCCGCGGTAACTTTTTAGATATTCCAACCGATTGCCCACAACGAGATGAGCGTTTAGGTTGGACTGGTGACGCTCAAGTTTTTGCCGCACCTTCAATGTACATGGCTGATGTGTATGGCTTTTGGGCCGCATGGATGCAATCGGTCAGAGAAGCGCAAAACCCAGACGGCGGTGTACCAAACTTTGTACCAAATAAAGGCCATGGTTTTGGTAAATTAGCTTCTGCTGGCTGGGGAGATGTTGCCGTAATCATCCCTTGGGAGCTTTATTTATTAAATGGCGATAAACAATTTTTACGAGACAACTATGACATGATCAAAGGCTGGCTCGATTTTCACAACTCTAGGTCAGAAAACTATATTTCGAGCCTACGTGGTTTTAAAGATTGGTTACAACCCTACGCCAAAAAAGGTCAAACGCCACAGTATTTAATATCCACGGCTTATTATGCACGCTCATTAGATTACGCCGTAAAAATCGCCAAAGTACTCGGTTATGAAAATGACGCTTCAGCCTATACCCAGACATTAAATAAAGTAAAACAGGCCTTTCGCAATAAGTTTTACGATGAAAATACCAAGGTAAAAAGTGCCTCAACACAAACCAGTTATCTGTTACCACTGGCATTTGAGTTATTTGAGGGTCAAGACCGGATTAATGCACAGCAACATTTAGTAAAAACCATTAAAGCCAGCGATAAACATTTAGGTACAGGCTTTTTAGGCACGCCTTTATTGGCCCCGGTACTACAAAAAATCGGCCGAAGCGATTTGATGTTTGATGTATTGTTTAAAGAAACCTATCCCTCATGGTTTTATTCTATCAATAATGGCGCCACCACCACGTGGGAGCGATGGAATTCATACTCACTTGCAGAAGGTTTTAGTAAAGAGTCCATGAACTCGCTTAACCATTACGCCTATGGCGCTGTAGCTAAATGGTTTTATGAAGGCATTTTAGGCATTCAACCCGCCAGTGCAGGTTTTAAAGAGATTAATATTGCACCGCAATTTAATCATCGGTTAAAACATGCATCGGGCAGTTACAAAACACCTCAAGGTGAAGTAAAAGTGAGCTGGAAAATCGAGCAAGATCAACTTGATATGCAAGTCAGCATTCCAAAAAACAGCCGCGGTAATTTTAAGTTACCACAGGTGACTGACTTAACAATTAATGGCGTAAAATTAACTGAATCGAATCAGCACATTTTAGCTCAGCAACCACCCGGTGTTTACCAAATTAACGGCATCATTTTGCCTGCTAAATCAAACTAA
- a CDS encoding glycosyl hydrolase encodes MKNNSNSLTTIFRKKLGISLSVTTLSLLSACNNTGVQQSDPTTETLVESKPVQQANDAFYQAPADILKQNFKSPPEQVKPWVYWYWISDHISKTGIEKDLAAMQKAGINTALIGIVHLNGEQGDVKALTDPWWDHVRFAIKKAAGYNIDIGLFNSPGWSQSGGPWVDLDKSMRYLDNQEFQVAGPQQFSMTLPAPGAKGMSGEYYQDVKIVAFKTPTYEKNRLTPNNSQITISNPATQKALVQQDLTALFDNKTSTSYHLPDAVLKHNGKGPRGGRLQVDFQPSQTFQARSLELYPHKSFRTQVTLSAKNAAGQFEEIRTFEMQRPRDMAAIGPDHDAPIVVTFPAIESSHFRLTFNGFHLGRKKNKDEPIGFKEISLSTAYKLERYQEKKLAKVFPNPMPKFDTYQWPLSTPIDHPQLLVQGSEVVDITEFSKNGELNWQVPKGDWTIVRYFMRPTGTKNSPSSKPAQGPEIDKQSKKIAQYHFDAYIGKFLSSMPAEDRTALKYAVVDSYEKGAQNWTDGFAEKFKQRYGYDPIPYLPVYSGRVVNSVEHSERFLWDIRRLVADNVAYEYTAGLRERANENGLKLWLENYGHWGFPAEFLQYGGQADIVSGEFWASGDLGAIELKAASSAAHIYGQKTVMSESFTSGRDTSFKNHPWNFKKRGDWSFVEGVNHTLLHVYIHQAYDERFPGVNAWFGSEFNRNNTWFDYMGSWLNYIKRANYMMQQGKYVADIMYFIGEDAPKMTGEINPALPAGYSYDFINAEVILERLSFADGYYQLPDGMRFKLLVLPNLETMRPAVLAKIAQLVEQGGAVYGPKPKRSPSLENYPQSDKRVQELANTLWQNIDGKQTTQARYGKGSVFYQQAQDVKGANAETIDLGVILDQLNTPADLSGLPKKVIWSHRSSDTHDIYFIANQSEQVLSINPSFRTTAHQGQPQYFNAVTGDISDIAQFKKANGRIEIPMQLNELESRFIVFEKQPSAQSHTLGKQNIHQVNHDGKAVLLASQFDKQGNRIIEVSKNGAYQIINQDGSEQTVSVADLPEVITLDQPWQLTFQENRDVPSSLTLDKLTSLTELKPVALQHYSGSIQYQTSFNLSPEMLRDNQQLQLDLGEVGVIARVNINGKDLGDLWSRPLTVNINDAVKAGINTLTIDVATTWLNRIIGDLKYPEQFPESNKAKSFKTDITFEGTIKKNAALQRSGLIGPVQLKAIRQVKL; translated from the coding sequence ATGAAAAACAATTCTAACTCGCTGACGACTATTTTTAGAAAAAAGTTAGGGATAAGCCTGAGTGTAACCACTTTAAGTTTGCTTAGTGCATGCAACAATACCGGTGTGCAACAATCTGATCCAACAACAGAAACATTGGTTGAATCAAAACCGGTTCAACAAGCCAATGACGCTTTTTATCAAGCCCCGGCGGATATCCTTAAACAAAACTTTAAATCGCCGCCTGAGCAAGTTAAACCTTGGGTTTATTGGTATTGGATAAGCGACCATATTTCTAAAACTGGCATTGAAAAAGATTTAGCCGCAATGCAAAAAGCCGGCATTAATACGGCGTTAATCGGCATTGTTCACCTAAATGGTGAACAAGGTGATGTGAAAGCCTTAACCGACCCATGGTGGGATCACGTACGTTTTGCCATCAAAAAGGCTGCAGGCTACAACATTGATATTGGTTTATTTAATTCACCCGGTTGGAGTCAGTCGGGTGGCCCTTGGGTCGACTTAGATAAATCAATGCGTTATCTGGACAACCAGGAGTTTCAGGTTGCTGGCCCACAACAATTTTCAATGACTTTGCCAGCGCCGGGCGCAAAAGGCATGTCGGGTGAATATTATCAGGATGTGAAAATCGTCGCGTTTAAAACGCCCACTTATGAAAAAAATCGATTAACGCCAAATAATAGCCAAATTACAATAAGCAACCCGGCTACACAAAAGGCGTTAGTTCAACAGGATTTAACTGCTTTATTTGATAATAAAACATCAACCAGTTATCACCTGCCTGATGCTGTCTTAAAGCATAATGGCAAAGGGCCGAGAGGTGGCCGGTTACAAGTTGATTTTCAGCCAAGTCAAACGTTTCAGGCCCGCAGCTTAGAGCTTTACCCTCACAAGAGTTTTAGAACTCAAGTCACTTTGTCGGCTAAAAACGCTGCCGGACAATTTGAAGAGATAAGAACATTTGAAATGCAACGTCCGCGGGATATGGCAGCCATAGGCCCAGATCACGATGCGCCTATCGTAGTCACTTTTCCTGCTATCGAGTCTAGCCACTTTCGTTTAACCTTTAATGGTTTTCATCTGGGGCGTAAAAAAAACAAAGATGAGCCAATTGGTTTTAAAGAAATCTCATTATCTACAGCTTACAAACTTGAACGTTATCAAGAAAAGAAATTGGCAAAAGTATTTCCCAATCCCATGCCAAAATTTGATACTTACCAATGGCCATTATCAACGCCGATTGATCATCCACAATTATTAGTTCAAGGCTCTGAAGTAGTTGATATTACTGAATTTTCCAAAAACGGTGAGCTGAATTGGCAAGTTCCTAAAGGTGACTGGACCATTGTTCGTTATTTTATGCGCCCTACCGGCACCAAAAATAGCCCATCAAGCAAACCGGCTCAAGGGCCAGAAATTGATAAACAAAGTAAAAAAATTGCCCAATATCACTTCGATGCCTACATAGGTAAATTTTTATCCTCCATGCCAGCTGAAGATCGCACCGCATTAAAATATGCCGTGGTCGATAGTTACGAAAAAGGTGCTCAAAACTGGACCGACGGTTTTGCTGAAAAATTTAAGCAGCGCTATGGTTACGATCCAATTCCCTATTTACCGGTTTACAGCGGCCGTGTAGTTAATAGCGTGGAACACAGTGAGCGTTTTTTATGGGACATACGACGTTTAGTCGCCGACAACGTTGCCTATGAATATACCGCAGGCCTTAGAGAAAGAGCCAATGAAAATGGTTTAAAACTTTGGTTAGAAAATTATGGTCATTGGGGTTTCCCCGCTGAGTTTTTACAATACGGTGGACAAGCTGATATTGTCAGCGGCGAGTTTTGGGCAAGTGGTGATTTAGGCGCAATAGAATTAAAAGCCGCCTCATCAGCGGCTCATATTTATGGCCAAAAAACCGTGATGTCAGAATCTTTTACGTCAGGCCGTGATACCAGCTTTAAAAATCATCCGTGGAATTTTAAAAAACGCGGTGATTGGTCGTTTGTTGAAGGCGTAAACCACACCCTTTTACACGTTTATATCCATCAAGCGTACGACGAACGTTTTCCGGGCGTAAATGCCTGGTTTGGCTCTGAGTTTAACCGCAACAATACCTGGTTTGATTATATGGGCAGCTGGTTAAATTACATCAAACGCGCCAATTATATGATGCAGCAAGGCAAGTATGTCGCTGATATTATGTATTTTATTGGTGAAGATGCGCCAAAAATGACAGGTGAAATAAACCCTGCCTTGCCTGCAGGTTATTCGTATGACTTTATAAATGCCGAAGTCATATTAGAGCGTTTAAGCTTCGCCGATGGTTATTACCAACTTCCGGATGGCATGCGTTTTAAACTGTTAGTTTTACCTAATTTAGAAACGATGCGCCCTGCTGTGCTGGCAAAAATTGCGCAATTGGTAGAACAAGGCGGCGCAGTTTATGGCCCTAAGCCTAAGCGTTCACCAAGTTTAGAGAACTACCCACAAAGTGATAAACGTGTGCAGGAATTAGCTAACACTTTATGGCAAAACATAGACGGTAAACAGACAACGCAAGCTCGATACGGCAAAGGTTCTGTCTTTTACCAGCAAGCTCAAGATGTCAAAGGTGCTAACGCTGAAACGATCGATTTAGGCGTAATTTTAGATCAATTAAACACACCAGCTGATTTAAGTGGTTTACCAAAAAAGGTCATATGGAGCCATCGCAGTAGCGATACGCACGATATTTATTTTATTGCCAACCAATCAGAACAGGTGCTCAGCATTAACCCAAGTTTCCGCACGACAGCTCACCAAGGTCAGCCTCAGTATTTTAATGCTGTGACCGGTGATATTTCAGACATTGCTCAGTTTAAAAAGGCTAATGGCCGTATTGAGATACCAATGCAGCTAAATGAACTGGAATCACGTTTTATCGTGTTTGAAAAACAACCATCCGCTCAAAGTCACACCCTTGGCAAACAAAATATTCACCAAGTAAACCACGACGGTAAAGCTGTTTTGTTAGCAAGTCAATTTGATAAGCAAGGCAACCGTATTATTGAAGTGAGCAAAAACGGGGCTTACCAAATCATCAATCAGGATGGCAGCGAGCAAACAGTATCAGTTGCCGATTTGCCTGAAGTGATAACGTTAGACCAACCTTGGCAGCTAACCTTTCAAGAAAACCGTGATGTACCAAGCAGTTTAACCTTAGACAAGTTAACCTCATTAACTGAGCTAAAACCGGTCGCTTTGCAGCATTATTCGGGCAGCATTCAGTATCAAACAAGCTTTAATTTAAGCCCAGAAATGTTACGGGATAATCAACAACTGCAACTGGATTTAGGCGAAGTTGGCGTCATAGCGCGTGTGAATATTAACGGTAAAGATTTAGGGGATTTATGGAGCCGGCCTCTGACCGTTAACATTAATGACGCAGTAAAAGCCGGTATCAACACCCTAACCATTGATGTGGCGACTACTTGGTTAAACCGTATTATTGGTGATTTAAAATATCCGGAGCAATTCCCAGAAAGCAACAAAGCTAAAAGCTTCAAAACCGACATTACCTTTGAGGGAACCATCAAGAAAAACGCCGCACTACAGCGTTCGGGGTTAATCGGACCGGTGCAACTTAAAGCGATTCGTCAGGTGAAGCTATAG
- a CDS encoding alpha-L-rhamnosidase N-terminal domain-containing protein encodes MKYIKVFNRLIFSSLFLIFSTQVMAINWQAEWIWTPQKIGKPNSWVALRKEVNVEELSDTATAYISADTKYWLWINGEMVVFEGSYTGGPSPVKASPRVDSFPIASNKYYDEVDISEYLKPGKNTIAALGWYYGANGDKGTHISARIAGFIFQAKVGEQTIISDASWKAKEHNAYQPVEKEKHRRVAAWSVKYDARKDMNDWSDQAWYMPGYDDSAWKPAKSMHRPPRAPFYELYPSEIPILNDYGLANCSNFPDSAFPFVSDGKKIKCKLDFNKNITPYFDIEADAGLNIHIKSNMRLNTIQTDYTTKQGRQQFESLSWMNARIIEYTIPKGVKVHGLKYRWTGVGATPGHFESDDDWYSRIWQMAENTLYICARDNFMDTPDRERGLWIGDVADQASYLFYSMDKPGRDLLKKAIKVTMAFSDSESGIFAGLGPGRFRELPAQSLQFIEQGIWHYYYNTGDLETLEYAYPYVHKYLELWGIKDNGLATFRSGAWKWTDWGPQDTIDYDVIQNALYYSALVSARKMAKALGDDTHIAMYDQRIDSIKAAYQKYYWQDGFYSSKPNKLKDDRANAIAILFGLAKPEQYQQIVDNVLVPNHFASPHFEWMVYNAMAIAGRYDDALARMKTRYAKQVNNPALSTLAEYLPSGGTENHAWNAPATVLSQYIAGIAPTSVAWKTFDIKPNMAHMKQIKQLVPSVQGDIDFEISRSSDDIKISLSSPKGTTAVVGIPKQYFEIDEVTVNQQKVWTKNKSFWSKAKPIDGVKFINADDKYLNFEVTGGQWQIEAKK; translated from the coding sequence ATGAAATATATTAAGGTTTTTAATCGTCTCATTTTCAGTAGTTTATTTTTAATATTTTCGACTCAGGTCATGGCAATAAACTGGCAAGCGGAGTGGATTTGGACACCGCAAAAAATTGGCAAACCAAACTCTTGGGTGGCTCTGCGCAAAGAGGTTAATGTTGAAGAATTAAGCGATACAGCCACCGCCTATATCAGCGCCGATACCAAATATTGGTTGTGGATCAATGGTGAAATGGTCGTGTTTGAAGGCAGTTATACTGGCGGGCCATCACCTGTTAAAGCTTCTCCTCGAGTCGATAGTTTCCCAATCGCGTCTAATAAATATTACGACGAAGTCGATATCAGCGAGTATTTAAAACCGGGTAAAAACACCATTGCTGCTTTAGGTTGGTATTACGGCGCCAATGGCGATAAAGGCACGCATATCTCTGCTAGAATCGCTGGTTTTATTTTTCAAGCTAAGGTCGGTGAACAAACTATAATTTCAGATGCCTCTTGGAAAGCTAAAGAACACAATGCATACCAACCTGTGGAGAAAGAAAAACACCGTCGGGTTGCCGCATGGAGTGTTAAATATGATGCCCGAAAAGACATGAATGACTGGAGTGATCAGGCTTGGTACATGCCAGGTTATGACGACTCAGCATGGAAACCGGCCAAAAGCATGCATCGTCCACCACGAGCCCCTTTTTATGAACTATATCCAAGTGAAATTCCAATTTTAAATGATTATGGTTTAGCCAATTGTAGCAATTTCCCAGATTCAGCTTTCCCTTTTGTCAGCGACGGAAAAAAAATTAAATGTAAGTTAGATTTTAATAAAAACATCACCCCATATTTTGATATTGAAGCGGACGCTGGCTTAAATATTCATATCAAATCTAATATGCGTTTAAATACCATTCAAACCGACTACACCACCAAACAAGGTCGACAGCAGTTTGAATCTTTGTCTTGGATGAACGCTCGCATTATCGAATATACCATTCCAAAAGGCGTTAAAGTGCATGGCTTAAAATATCGCTGGACGGGTGTGGGTGCAACTCCCGGTCATTTTGAGTCTGACGATGATTGGTACTCACGCATTTGGCAAATGGCAGAGAACACTTTATACATTTGTGCCCGTGATAATTTTATGGACACACCGGATAGAGAGCGCGGTTTATGGATTGGTGATGTTGCCGACCAAGCCAGTTATTTATTCTATTCAATGGATAAACCCGGTCGCGATTTATTGAAAAAAGCCATTAAAGTGACCATGGCTTTTAGTGATTCTGAATCAGGTATTTTCGCGGGTTTAGGTCCGGGCCGTTTCCGCGAATTACCAGCGCAAAGCCTGCAATTTATTGAGCAAGGGATTTGGCATTATTACTACAACACCGGCGATTTAGAAACGCTTGAATACGCATATCCGTATGTACATAAGTATCTAGAACTTTGGGGCATTAAAGATAATGGTTTAGCCACGTTTAGAAGTGGTGCATGGAAATGGACCGACTGGGGCCCGCAAGACACCATTGATTACGATGTAATTCAAAATGCGCTTTATTACAGTGCCTTAGTATCTGCACGTAAAATGGCAAAAGCGCTGGGTGATGACACTCATATTGCCATGTATGACCAGCGCATTGACTCTATTAAAGCCGCTTATCAAAAATACTACTGGCAAGATGGTTTCTATAGCAGTAAACCAAACAAACTAAAAGATGACAGAGCCAACGCTATTGCTATTTTATTTGGTTTAGCCAAACCAGAACAGTACCAACAAATTGTTGATAACGTTTTAGTACCAAATCATTTTGCCAGCCCACATTTTGAATGGATGGTTTATAACGCCATGGCAATAGCGGGTCGTTATGACGATGCTTTAGCTCGAATGAAGACCCGCTACGCCAAGCAAGTAAATAATCCAGCATTATCTACTTTGGCTGAGTATTTACCTAGCGGCGGCACTGAAAACCACGCCTGGAATGCACCGGCGACTGTACTAAGTCAATATATTGCGGGGATTGCGCCTACCTCGGTGGCGTGGAAAACCTTTGACATCAAGCCGAATATGGCCCACATGAAACAAATAAAACAATTAGTTCCAAGTGTGCAAGGTGATATTGATTTTGAAATTAGCCGCAGCTCGGATGACATTAAAATTTCATTAAGCTCGCCTAAAGGCACAACCGCTGTTGTTGGTATTCCAAAACAATATTTTGAGATTGATGAAGTGACGGTAAATCAACAAAAAGTTTGGACTAAAAATAAGTCTTTCTGGTCAAAAGCAAAACCGATTGATGGCGTTAAATTTATCAATGCGGATGATAAATATCTGAACTTTGAGGTCACTGGCGGTCAGTGGCAAATTGAAGCTAAAAAATAA